A single window of Salvia splendens isolate huo1 chromosome 8, SspV2, whole genome shotgun sequence DNA harbors:
- the LOC121746238 gene encoding protein ACTIVITY OF BC1 COMPLEX KINASE 7, chloroplastic-like, translating into MAAILASFSCVCRTNQGRLGEDISFSGNISNHDLSRFDKDVYALVKTRKLCRLQVAMQQTELSTKVGTNGRATKMVPTTEVMKAKSVSVSPSQGVNGSTRNVNGGKIVKSPPKTSRTSVLPPIEGLKVLPSDEGFSWANENYNSVQRSIDVWSFVLSLRARVYLDNAKWTYIGGFSEDKQVERRRKTASWLRECVLQLGPTFIKLGQLSSTRSDLFPKEFVDELAKLQDRVPAFSPSKAKSFIEKELGAPLYMLYKEFEDLPIAAASLGQVHRAILHNGETVVVKVQRPGLKKLFDIDLKNLKLIAEYFQKSETLGGPTRDWVGIYEECAKILYEEIDYVNEGKNADRFRRDFRNIKWVRVPMVYWDYTAMKVLTLEYVPGIKINQVDLIDGRGYSRSRISSRAIEAYLIQILKTGFFHADPHPGNLAIDVDEALIYYDFGMMGEIKSFTRERLLDLFYSVYEKDAKKVMQGLIDLGALQPTGDMTSVRKTVQFFLDNLLNQRPDQQQTLSAIGEDLFAIATDQPFRFPSTFTFVLRAFSTLEGIGYTLNPEFSFPKIAAPYAQELLDLRQQRPTGPQLVQEIRKQADDARSTTISMPYRIQRIEDIVKQLESGDLKLRVRVLESERAARKATILQMATMYTVCGGTFLNLGVAFVNQGSEAIANGSFVVAGVFLTLLITSMQRVKRLDKFEKMI; encoded by the exons ATGGCTGCAATTCTAGCTTCCTTTAGCTGTGTTTGCCGAACAAATCAAGGAAGATTAGGAGAAGATATTAGTTTCTCAGGAAACATATCAAACCATGACCTCTCAAGATTTGACAAAGATGTATACGCCCTTGTCAAAACCCGAAAGCTCTGTAGGTTGCAGGTTGCTATGCAGCAGACAGAGTTATCCACAAAAGTTGGTACAAACGGGCGAGCAACTAAAATGGTGCCAACGACTGAGGTCATGAAGGCAAAATCAGTGTCCGTTAGTCCATCACAGGGTGTCAATGGCTCTACGAGGAATGTTAATGGTGGGAAGATCGTGAAGAGTCCCCCAAAAACATCAAGAACCAGCGTGCTTCCGCCTATTGAAGGGCTGAAAGTTTTGCCTTCGGATGAAGGCTTCAGTTGGGCAAATGAGAACTATAACTCTGTCCAGAGGAGTATAGATGTGTGGTCCTTTGTTCTTTCCCTTCGTGCACGTGTTTACTTGGACAATGCCAAGTGGACTTACATTGGAGGCTTCTCCGAGGATAAGCAG GTGGAGAGGAGACGAAAAACTGCCTCGTGGTTAAGGGAATGTGTGCTGCAACTTGGCCCCACTTTCATCAAGCTTGGCCAATTATCCTCAACGCGATCTGATCTGTTTCCAAAAGAATTTGTTGATGAGCTTGCTAAGCTGCAG GATAGAGTACCGGCATTTTCACCAAGCAAAGCAAAGAGCTTCATAGAAAAGGAATTGGGTGCTCCTCTTTATATGTTATACAAGGAGTTTGAAGACCTCCCGATAGCTGCTGCTAGCCTTGGTCAG GTGCACAGAGCTATCTTGCATAACGGAGAGACGGTGGTGGTAAAAGTCCAAAGACCGGGACTAAAGAAGCTCTTCGATATTGATCTTA AAAATCTAAAGCTAATTGCTGAGTACTTCCAAAAGAGTGAAACTCTTGGTGGTCCGACAAGGGATTGGGTCGGAATATACGAAGAATGTGCAAA GATCTTGTATGAGGAAATCGATTATGTTAATGAAGGAAAGAATGCTGATAGATTTCGTCGCGACTTTAGAAATATAAAGTGGGTCCGAGTTCCT ATGGTGTACTGGGATTATACAGCAATGAAAGTGCTGACATTGGAGTATGTTCCTG GAATTAAGATAAATCAGGTGGATCTGATAGACGGGCGCGGTTACAGTCGATCTAGAATTTCTTCACGTGCTATTGAAGCCTACTTGATTCAA ATACTAAAGACTGGTTTCTTTCATGCTGATCCGCACCCGGGAAATCTTGCCATTGATGTCGATGAAGCCCTCATATACTATGACTTTGGCATGATGGGAGAGATCAAGAGCTTCACAAGGGAGCGGCTGTTGGATCTTTTCTATTCCGTTTATGAGAAGGATGCAAAAAAG GTGATGCAAGGTCTCATAGATCTTGGTGCACTTCAGCCCACTGGAGACATGACCTCG GTCAGGAAAACAGTACAGTTCTTCTTGGATAATTTGTTGAATCAAAGACCAGATCAGCAGCAAACTCTGTCTGCAATTGGTGAG GATCTATTTGCAATAGCAACGGACCAGCCCTTCCGGTTTCCCTCCACCTTCACATTCGTGCTGAGGGCATTTTCAACACTCGAAG GCATTGGATACACTCTGAATCCGGAATTTTCCTTCCCAAAGATTGCTGCACCATACGCTCAG GAGCTCCTAGACTTGAGACAGCAACGCCCAACTGGACCACAGCTCGTTCAAGAAATAAGGAAACAAGCTGATGAT GCAAGATCAACGACGATCTCCATGCCTTACCGGATCCAACGCATAGAAGACATCGTGAAACAGCTTGAATCCGGAGATTTGAAGCTCAGAGTCCGAGTACTGGAG TCGGAGAGAGCAGCTCGGAAAGCAACCATACTGCAAATGGCAACTATGTACACAGTCTGTGGAGGCACCTTCTTGAATCTTGGCGTCGCGTTCGTCAATCAAGGCAGTGAAGCCATAGCAAATGGATCTTTCGTCGTTGCAG GTGTTTTCCTCACTCTGCTCATCACATCTATGCAGAGGGTGAAAAGGCTTGacaaatttgagaaaatgatatGA
- the LOC121745544 gene encoding uncharacterized protein LOC121745544 produces MAEHSSKALLELEAKRGGVSSTSNLESLFVCKKDPTFTPSDASRQKPTMAPLPKSQFLGKVKDFLGVLSESNKKLMEDAKERPDNYDIEVISGDESKYIEMDLMLGIADLHTPEAVAAAESAMAGYQPPARLEESSSGSEDEDSSDDEEERNHKSDSEAGSESAKLRLDAGDFSCRESKKRKAKIIEL; encoded by the exons ATGGCGGAACATAGTAGTAAAGCCCTCTTGGAGCTGGAAGCCAAGCGAGGCGGCGTCTCCTCCACCTCAAACTTAG AATCACTCTTTGTATGCAAGAAAGATCCAACCTTTACTCCTTCTGATGCTTCTCGTCAGAAGCCCACCATGGCTCCTCTGCCCAAGAGCCAAT TTTTGGGAAAGGTGAAAGACTTCTTAGGAGTTTTATCAGAATCAAACAAGAAACTGATGGAGGATGCAAAG GAACGCCCCGATAACTATGACATTGAAGTGATCAGCGGAGACGAGTCTAAATACATCGAGATG GATCTGATGTTGGGTATTGCTGATCTTCACACCCCGGAGGCAGTTGCTGCAGCCGAGTCTGCAATGGCCGGTTATCAGCCACCAGCTCGCCTGGAGGAGAGCAGCAGTGGATCAGAAGACGAAGATAGCAGTGATGACGAAGAAGAGAGGAATCACAAATCAGATTCTGAAGCCGGCTCAGAATCTGCGAAGCTCAGGTTGGATGCAGGAGATTTTTCATGTCGAGAATCGAAGAAACGGAAGGCCAAAATTATTGAGCTTTAG